One Mucilaginibacter ginkgonis genomic region harbors:
- the yihA gene encoding ribosome biogenesis GTP-binding protein YihA/YsxC → MIVKSAEFICSNTQVSKLPPPTKPEYAFIGRSNVGKSSLINMLTAKKGLAKTSQTPGKTQLINHFLINDDWFLVDLPGYGYARISKSKKEDWNKFIRFYLDKRESLQCVLVLIDSRLEPQKIDLEFCNWLGEKGLPFVIVFTKADKQSSVKTDQNVAQFKKALTKTFDEMPQYFITSSENKLGRDEVLGFIDEVNSRFEGIDANNQNFPFNED, encoded by the coding sequence ATGATCGTAAAGTCGGCAGAATTTATATGCAGTAATACGCAGGTTTCAAAACTGCCGCCGCCAACTAAGCCCGAATATGCTTTCATAGGCCGCTCTAATGTGGGTAAGTCATCGTTGATCAACATGCTGACGGCTAAAAAGGGCTTGGCTAAAACATCGCAAACACCGGGTAAAACGCAACTCATCAATCACTTTTTAATAAATGACGATTGGTTCCTGGTTGATTTGCCCGGTTACGGTTATGCACGCATATCTAAAAGCAAAAAGGAAGACTGGAATAAGTTTATCCGTTTTTATCTCGACAAACGGGAGAGTTTGCAATGTGTTTTGGTATTGATAGACAGCCGCTTAGAACCACAGAAAATCGACTTAGAATTTTGCAATTGGTTAGGCGAAAAAGGCCTGCCGTTCGTTATTGTATTTACCAAGGCCGATAAGCAATCAAGTGTAAAAACAGATCAGAACGTTGCCCAGTTTAAAAAGGCACTTACCAAAACCTTCGATGAAATGCCGCAGTACTTTATCACGTCGTCTGAAAATAAACTCGGCCGCGACGAGGTGTTGGGTTTCATAGACGAGGTTAACAGCAGGTTTGAAGGAATTGATGCGAATAATCAAAACTTTCCGTTTAACGAAGACTAA
- the ubiE gene encoding bifunctional demethylmenaquinone methyltransferase/2-methoxy-6-polyprenyl-1,4-benzoquinol methylase UbiE: protein MANTVTPYNTPQSTKKEQVADMFNNISGTYDFLNHFLSLGIDIIWRKKAINELRASKPAHILDVATGTGDFAFEAIKILKPQEVTGVDISQGMLNIAQQKIGKRGLSDIFNVKKGDSEKLPFEDNTFDAVTVAYGVRNFENLETGIADMLRVLKPGGKAVILEFSKPKGFPIKQLYNFYFHYITPGIGKLFSKDSRAYSYLPESVAAFPDGKNFTALMDKVGYRDTKHRSLTFGICSIYTGVK from the coding sequence ATGGCTAATACGGTTACCCCCTACAATACTCCTCAATCAACAAAAAAAGAACAGGTGGCAGATATGTTCAATAACATATCGGGCACGTATGATTTTCTTAATCACTTTCTTTCTTTAGGAATTGATATCATCTGGCGAAAAAAGGCCATTAACGAACTAAGGGCATCAAAGCCTGCACATATCCTGGACGTTGCCACCGGTACCGGCGATTTCGCATTCGAAGCAATAAAGATATTGAAGCCACAAGAAGTTACAGGCGTCGACATATCGCAAGGAATGTTAAACATTGCTCAGCAAAAGATCGGGAAACGTGGTTTGTCCGACATATTTAATGTCAAGAAAGGTGATTCTGAAAAATTACCATTCGAGGATAATACTTTCGATGCTGTTACCGTGGCTTATGGGGTGCGTAACTTCGAGAACCTGGAAACCGGTATCGCCGACATGCTGCGCGTACTAAAACCGGGTGGTAAGGCCGTTATCCTGGAATTTTCGAAGCCGAAAGGTTTTCCCATCAAACAGCTTTACAATTTCTACTTCCATTATATCACGCCGGGTATTGGGAAGTTATTTTCAAAAGATTCGAGGGCCTATTCATATCTGCCCGAGTCTGTTGCTGCTTTTCCCGATGGTAAAAATTTTACCGCTTTAATGGACAAGGTAGGTTACCGCGATACCAAACACAGATCATTAACGTTTGGTATCTGTTCTATCTACACCGGAGTTAAATGA
- a CDS encoding phosphatase PAP2 family protein, translating to MKMPLHVVLHKLRFFFIPYLIILTICLIIKLTESREDIYFLVNKHHNIFGDYFFSYATDFGSGLAVPVIACILLFYSYRNAFLLVSSFILTVIVSQAIKFAYHAPRPTMYFKAQIGKLYLVKGIHMLSWNSFPSGHTVQAFTLATVLTYITPNRWLGFVYLLVAIFIGYSRMYLSQHFFEDVTAGSMIGVMCTVMWITFIDGKEFLHTKKWTRGSLRG from the coding sequence ATGAAAATGCCCCTCCACGTTGTTCTGCACAAGCTTAGATTTTTCTTTATTCCTTATTTGATCATCCTTACCATTTGTCTGATCATTAAGCTTACAGAATCGCGGGAGGACATCTACTTTCTGGTAAATAAACACCACAATATTTTTGGGGATTACTTTTTTAGCTATGCTACCGACTTTGGCAGCGGTTTAGCCGTTCCGGTCATCGCCTGCATTTTGCTTTTTTACAGTTACCGCAATGCTTTCTTATTAGTGAGCAGTTTTATACTGACGGTGATCGTCAGTCAGGCAATTAAGTTTGCTTATCACGCACCCAGGCCAACCATGTATTTTAAGGCACAGATAGGCAAACTTTACCTGGTAAAAGGCATACACATGCTCAGTTGGAACAGTTTTCCATCCGGCCATACTGTACAGGCTTTTACCTTAGCTACGGTGCTAACTTACATCACACCGAATAGATGGCTGGGTTTTGTCTACCTGTTAGTTGCCATTTTTATAGGCTATTCGCGCATGTACCTAAGCCAGCATTTTTTCGAGGATGTAACCGCCGGGTCTATGATCGGTGTGATGTGTACGGTTATGTGGATCACATTTATAGATGGCAAAGAGTTTTTGCACACCAAAAAATGGACCCGCGGTTCGCTGCGCGGCTAA
- a CDS encoding alpha/beta fold hydrolase — MSYVLREENGFTYVDEGKGETLLLLHGLMGALSNWEKVIDEFKDRYRILIPILPIYDLPLITTGVKSLSKFVHKFVKYKGLENITLLGNSLGGHVSLIYSLAHQDRLKALVLTGSSGLYENAFGGSFPRRENYEFVREKVAYTFYDPAVATKELVDDVYATINDRNKVIRILTMAKSAIRHNMAKDLHKIKIPVGLIWGRDDKITPPEVAVEFHNLLPNSTLEWIDKCGHAAMMERPEEFNVLLGKFLETIK, encoded by the coding sequence ATGAGTTACGTGCTTAGGGAAGAAAATGGTTTCACATACGTAGACGAAGGTAAAGGCGAAACCCTTTTGTTACTGCACGGCCTGATGGGCGCATTGAGTAATTGGGAAAAGGTAATAGACGAGTTTAAAGACCGTTACCGTATACTAATTCCTATCCTTCCGATATATGACCTGCCGCTTATTACCACCGGTGTTAAGTCGCTTTCTAAGTTTGTACACAAATTTGTAAAGTATAAAGGCCTGGAAAACATCACTCTGCTGGGCAATTCGCTTGGTGGGCATGTTTCGCTGATATATAGTCTGGCTCATCAGGATAGATTGAAAGCGCTTGTACTTACCGGTAGTTCGGGCTTGTATGAAAACGCATTTGGCGGCTCTTTTCCGCGTCGCGAGAATTATGAATTTGTTCGCGAAAAAGTAGCTTATACTTTCTATGACCCGGCGGTAGCAACCAAAGAACTGGTTGATGACGTATATGCTACTATAAATGACCGCAACAAGGTGATCAGAATATTGACGATGGCAAAATCTGCTATTAGGCATAATATGGCTAAAGACCTTCACAAGATAAAAATTCCGGTAGGGTTGATCTGGGGCAGAGATGATAAGATCACTCCGCCTGAGGTGGCTGTAGAATTTCATAATTTGCTGCCAAATTCAACCCTTGAATGGATAGACAAATGCGGACACGCGGCCATGATGGAACGCCCCGAAGAGTTTAATGTACTTTTGGGCAAATTTTTAGAGACGATCAAATAA
- a CDS encoding UbiA-like polyprenyltransferase — protein MKKYFSLVTFSHTIFAMPFAFIGFFLAVTTTNAIFSWQKLLLMVLCMVFARNSAMAFNRFLDRDIDAKNPRTKVRDIPSGRISPRAALTFTIVNCLFFLITTWYINPLCLYLAPVALLVVLGYSATKRFTFLCHLVLGLGLSLAPIGAYLVVTGKFDLPPLFFSLAVLCWVSGFDVIYALQDEDFDRGENLHSIPAKMGKVNALRLSSFLHVLSAIFIILPVLVIQVGPAYYVGIVVFCSMLVYQHSLVKPNDLSRVNFAFMTTNGIASVVFAVLFLADRLWVR, from the coding sequence ATGAAAAAATACTTCTCTTTAGTGACATTTTCGCATACCATATTTGCCATGCCGTTTGCCTTTATTGGCTTCTTTCTGGCGGTAACAACAACCAATGCTATATTTTCATGGCAGAAGTTGCTGCTGATGGTACTGTGTATGGTGTTTGCTCGTAATTCGGCAATGGCATTTAACCGTTTTCTGGATAGGGACATTGATGCTAAAAACCCGCGTACCAAAGTGCGTGATATACCGTCGGGAAGAATAAGTCCGCGGGCGGCTTTGACATTTACCATCGTTAATTGCCTGTTCTTTTTAATAACTACCTGGTATATTAATCCGCTGTGTCTTTACCTGGCCCCTGTGGCGCTTCTGGTAGTATTAGGTTACAGTGCCACCAAACGGTTTACCTTTCTTTGTCATTTGGTTTTAGGATTAGGTTTGTCTTTGGCACCTATAGGGGCCTACCTGGTGGTGACCGGGAAATTTGACCTGCCACCACTATTCTTCTCGCTTGCTGTGCTTTGCTGGGTAAGCGGCTTTGATGTGATCTACGCTTTACAGGATGAAGACTTTGACCGTGGGGAAAACCTGCATTCCATCCCCGCAAAAATGGGTAAAGTGAATGCGCTGCGGTTATCGTCGTTCTTGCATGTGCTATCTGCCATATTCATTATTTTGCCTGTACTGGTAATTCAGGTGGGGCCGGCGTATTATGTTGGGATCGTGGTGTTTTGTAGTATGCTCGTCTATCAGCATAGCCTTGTTAAGCCGAATGATCTTAGTAGGGTAAACTTCGCCTTCATGACCACTAACGGTATTGCAAGCGTTGTTTTCGCGGTACTTTTTTTAGCAGACAGGCTTTGGGTGCGGTAG
- the porT gene encoding type IX secretion/gliding motility protein PorT/SprT, whose translation MIKSAYLTFVFLVLSRFFVYAQDRVPSWGGGNDTRDLSFGFVFQNINSDFKIIKNPNWRAPFYDADLGRNATDSLRSMSSNSSPGFAVGFITRYNLTEHLELRTTPTLVFSDKSVQYNYATEAQNANRPVSTTSVDIPLDIKIKSDRLGDFRFYLIGGVKYSMAISKKPVVKDFAPVDRPLQIMRNFGSYEAGIGCDIYFEYFKFSPEIKISNSFADVLYHENTPYSNPISKLFLHAISFSIYFE comes from the coding sequence ATGATTAAAAGCGCTTACTTAACATTCGTCTTCCTGGTTTTAAGTAGGTTTTTCGTTTACGCGCAAGACCGTGTTCCCTCCTGGGGAGGTGGTAACGATACGCGCGACTTAAGCTTCGGGTTTGTATTCCAAAACATTAATTCTGATTTTAAGATCATTAAGAACCCAAATTGGCGCGCACCTTTTTACGATGCAGACCTTGGCAGAAACGCAACCGATTCGCTTAGGTCAATGAGTTCCAACAGTTCTCCGGGTTTCGCCGTAGGCTTTATCACCCGTTATAACCTCACAGAACATTTAGAGCTGCGCACCACACCGACGTTGGTTTTCTCCGACAAGTCAGTTCAATATAACTATGCAACAGAAGCGCAAAATGCAAACAGGCCTGTTTCAACAACATCTGTCGATATTCCTTTGGACATAAAGATCAAGTCGGACCGTTTAGGCGACTTCAGGTTTTACCTTATTGGTGGCGTGAAATACAGTATGGCCATTAGCAAGAAGCCGGTTGTAAAAGATTTTGCGCCGGTAGATCGCCCTTTGCAGATCATGCGTAACTTTGGCTCATATGAAGCCGGCATCGGTTGTGATATCTACTTTGAATATTTTAAGTTTTCGCCCGAGATAAAGATCAGTAACTCTTTTGCGGATGTACTTTATCACGAAAACACGCCCTATTCAAATCCTATCAGTAAATTATTTCTGCACGCCATCTCGTTCAGCATATATTTCGAATAG
- a CDS encoding CBS domain-containing protein, which yields MIAAELINDAIPPLRTTDPIQKALDRMAEFKVRHLPLVNEDQYLGLVAEEELTEPDHTILLSEIHLDLLNPYIMEEQHLYEVVRLMYERQISALPVLTTAKTYVGVIPKNALVDSFAEFAAVTEPGGIIVLEVTNINNSLAYMAQIVESDNAKILSANLQSFPDSTRMEMTLKINKPDLSAISASFVRYGYDVKAVFGQTDGDDDTMDRYDSLMNYLNI from the coding sequence ATGATAGCTGCCGAACTGATAAACGATGCCATACCACCACTAAGGACAACTGACCCTATACAAAAGGCGCTCGACCGTATGGCTGAGTTTAAGGTTAGGCATCTTCCGCTGGTTAATGAAGATCAATACCTTGGTTTGGTTGCCGAAGAAGAATTAACAGAGCCCGATCATACTATCTTATTAAGCGAAATTCACTTAGATCTGCTTAACCCATACATTATGGAAGAGCAGCATTTGTATGAGGTGGTACGCTTAATGTATGAACGCCAGATAAGCGCGTTGCCTGTACTTACTACTGCCAAAACATATGTTGGAGTGATACCGAAAAATGCGTTGGTAGATTCTTTTGCAGAGTTTGCTGCGGTTACGGAACCGGGCGGTATTATTGTGCTTGAGGTTACTAACATAAATAATTCTTTAGCTTACATGGCGCAGATTGTCGAAAGCGACAATGCGAAAATACTTAGTGCCAATTTACAGTCGTTCCCGGATTCTACCCGCATGGAAATGACATTGAAGATTAACAAACCTGATCTATCTGCCATTTCTGCATCCTTTGTACGATATGGTTACGATGTGAAGGCTGTATTTGGCCAGACGGACGGCGACGATGATACGATGGACCGGTACGACTCGCTGATGAACTACTTAAACATATAA
- a CDS encoding amino acid permease has translation MSDNVFRKKSIEKILQDAEQGFSDAEHTGPNALRRSLKVKDLTFLGIAAVIGTGVFTAIGSASYHGGPAVTLLFLFTAIACGFAAFCYAEFASAVPVAGSAYTYSYIAFGEIFAWIIGWDLLMEYAIGNIAVAISWSQYFVRVLAGFGVHLPGWLTMDYVSAHTGYLHAQEAISKGGSPAKLDAGMKYAYDAWTTAPGGDSIKLIMNFPALLIVAIISYIVYIGIRESKRANNIMVITKLGIIVVVIIAGAFYVDPGNWSNFMPNGFSGVMKGVSAVFFAYIGFDAISTTAEECENPQRDLPKAMFNTLFICTGLYIVLVLVLTGMSHYTKLNVADPLAFVFEDQHSKAATWVAGVISVSAIVVIASVLLVYQLGQPRIWMSMSRDGLLPKIFSRIHPKYHTPSFSTVVTGLVVAIPALFLNLDVVLALTSIGTLFAFVLVCGGVLMLNSDKKNDQYAKFKVPYVNGKYIVPLAFIIILGCILKFAPGYFTQLMTSEGVPMIIFLVVAIVVTILTFVKSYSLIPVLGLLSCFYLMAQESATNWARFVIWLVIGLVIYFFYGFKNSKLSGRI, from the coding sequence ATGTCTGATAACGTATTTCGAAAAAAATCTATCGAGAAAATCTTGCAAGATGCAGAGCAAGGCTTTAGTGATGCAGAGCACACGGGCCCAAATGCACTCAGGCGTTCTTTAAAGGTTAAAGATCTTACGTTTTTAGGTATTGCAGCGGTTATTGGCACAGGCGTTTTTACAGCTATTGGTTCTGCAAGCTACCACGGTGGTCCTGCCGTTACCTTATTGTTCCTTTTTACCGCAATTGCCTGCGGTTTTGCAGCTTTTTGCTATGCCGAGTTTGCCTCGGCAGTACCGGTTGCCGGCAGCGCGTATACCTACTCATACATCGCCTTTGGTGAAATATTTGCCTGGATAATAGGGTGGGATTTACTGATGGAATACGCCATTGGTAACATCGCAGTTGCCATATCCTGGAGCCAGTATTTTGTAAGGGTTTTGGCGGGTTTCGGCGTTCACTTGCCGGGCTGGCTTACAATGGATTATGTGTCGGCGCATACAGGTTACCTGCATGCGCAGGAAGCTATCAGCAAAGGTGGGTCCCCAGCCAAGCTTGATGCAGGAATGAAGTATGCTTACGATGCCTGGACTACCGCGCCCGGTGGTGACAGTATCAAGTTAATTATGAATTTCCCGGCGCTGCTTATTGTAGCCATCATCAGCTATATTGTCTACATAGGGATCCGTGAATCTAAGCGGGCTAATAACATAATGGTGATTACCAAATTAGGGATCATCGTTGTGGTGATCATAGCAGGTGCTTTTTATGTAGATCCGGGTAATTGGAGCAACTTTATGCCTAACGGTTTTTCCGGAGTTATGAAAGGTGTTTCTGCAGTATTCTTTGCGTATATCGGTTTCGATGCTATATCCACCACTGCAGAAGAATGCGAAAACCCTCAGCGCGACTTGCCGAAAGCTATGTTCAATACGCTGTTTATTTGTACTGGCCTGTACATCGTGTTAGTACTGGTGCTCACCGGCATGAGCCATTATACCAAGCTAAACGTGGCGGACCCATTGGCCTTCGTGTTTGAAGACCAGCATTCTAAGGCTGCTACCTGGGTAGCCGGAGTTATATCCGTTAGTGCAATAGTTGTAATTGCTTCAGTATTGCTGGTTTATCAGTTAGGACAGCCACGCATATGGATGAGTATGAGCCGGGATGGTTTATTGCCTAAAATATTCTCGCGTATACATCCAAAATATCATACGCCATCTTTTTCCACAGTAGTAACCGGCCTGGTAGTGGCAATACCGGCATTGTTTTTAAACCTTGATGTGGTATTAGCGCTGACAAGCATTGGCACTTTGTTCGCCTTTGTTTTGGTATGCGGCGGTGTGTTAATGCTCAATAGTGATAAAAAGAACGATCAATACGCCAAGTTTAAAGTGCCCTATGTTAATGGTAAGTATATTGTGCCGCTAGCATTCATCATCATTTTAGGCTGCATATTAAAATTTGCACCGGGTTACTTTACCCAGTTAATGACATCTGAAGGTGTGCCGATGATCATATTCTTGGTCGTCGCCATTGTTGTTACCATCCTCACTTTCGTAAAAAGCTATTCTCTTATTCCTGTATTAGGCTTATTAAGTTGTTTCTACTTAATGGCGCAAGAAAGCGCAACTAATTGGGCCAGGTTTGTGATTTGGCTGGTAATAGGACTTGTGATCTATTTCTTTTACGGATTTAAGAACAGCAAGTTGTCGGGAAGGATTTAG
- a CDS encoding GatB/YqeY domain-containing protein, which translates to MSLTTQIDQDIKQAMLAKDQAKLRGLRAIKSALLLARTEKGAAEEVSEEAEIKVLQKLVKQRKESAEIYKTQNRDDLYQIEVEEQEIIEGYLPKQMGRDEVKAFLQGVILRVGAASVKDMGKVMAIANKELAGQADGRTISELVKELLA; encoded by the coding sequence ATGTCACTTACAACACAAATAGACCAGGATATAAAACAAGCAATGTTGGCTAAAGACCAGGCAAAGCTTAGAGGTTTACGTGCCATAAAATCGGCTTTGCTGCTGGCACGCACAGAAAAGGGCGCGGCCGAAGAAGTATCAGAAGAAGCAGAGATCAAAGTGTTGCAAAAACTGGTTAAGCAACGCAAAGAATCGGCAGAAATTTACAAAACGCAAAACCGCGATGACTTATACCAAATAGAAGTTGAGGAACAGGAAATTATTGAGGGTTACCTGCCAAAGCAAATGGGTCGCGACGAGGTAAAAGCGTTTCTTCAGGGCGTGATCTTAAGGGTAGGTGCAGCGTCTGTAAAAGACATGGGTAAAGTGATGGCGATAGCTAATAAAGAATTAGCAGGGCAAGCTGACGGCAGAACGATTTCGGAGCTTGTAAAGGAGCTGCTGGCGTAA
- a CDS encoding endonuclease domain-containing protein, giving the protein MVDFYCNELDLVIELDGRYHGSEEKYNEDNLRDALLREHNLIIMRFDESEVRDDIDNVIRTIETYILGHQSYKHTPNPSHEGNLTYT; this is encoded by the coding sequence ATTGTCGATTTTTATTGTAATGAATTAGATTTGGTAATCGAATTGGATGGTCGCTATCATGGTTCTGAAGAAAAATATAATGAGGATAATTTGCGTGATGCGCTTCTGCGAGAACATAATCTAATCATCATGAGATTTGACGAGTCAGAGGTTCGAGATGATATAGACAATGTTATAAGAACTATTGAAACTTACATTTTAGGACATCAATCTTATAAACATACCCCTAACCCCTCTCATGAAGGGAACTTAACTTATACATGA
- a CDS encoding VOC family protein, with amino-acid sequence MAKYKIPAQTRIGHVHLKVADLQRSIDFYCGLLGFELQLMYGDSAAFISAGGYHHHIGLNTWHSKNSPPAPEQYPGLYHTAILYPGRKDLAAIFKRLADAGYPFTGASDHGVSEALYLNDPDGNGVELYWDRPKDQWPTDEHGNLTMFTRRLNIEDLLKELD; translated from the coding sequence ATGGCTAAGTATAAAATTCCTGCTCAAACGCGTATTGGACATGTGCACCTAAAGGTTGCCGATTTGCAGCGTTCAATAGATTTCTATTGCGGATTACTTGGTTTTGAACTTCAGCTCATGTATGGCGATTCTGCAGCTTTTATTTCTGCCGGTGGTTATCACCACCACATTGGCTTGAATACATGGCACAGCAAAAATTCTCCGCCCGCGCCTGAGCAATATCCCGGCTTATATCACACGGCTATTTTATATCCCGGGCGCAAAGATCTGGCTGCCATATTTAAGAGGCTGGCCGACGCCGGGTACCCTTTCACCGGCGCATCTGACCACGGCGTATCTGAAGCTTTGTACCTCAATGACCCGGATGGTAATGGCGTTGAATTATATTGGGACCGCCCCAAAGATCAATGGCCAACGGATGAGCATGGCAACTTAACCATGTTTACGCGGAGGCTAAACATTGAGGATTTATTAAAAGAATTGGATTAG
- a CDS encoding SDR family NAD(P)-dependent oxidoreductase, with product MANIALITGATSGIGEACAKLLAAQQYNLILTGRREDRLEKLAADLNNGYNVEVAIAAFDVRNREDVVKNLDSLPPHWKNVDVLINNAGLSQGLDPINAGSYEDWDTMIDTNVKGLLYVSKVVTNWMIHNRGGQVINIGSIAGKEVYPNGNVYCASKHAVDALTKGMRIDLLNHGIRVTSVNPGAVETEFSEVRFKGDKARAKKVYEGFEPLIAKDIADTIWFVISRPAHVNINDITVMPTAQASATLFNRN from the coding sequence ATGGCAAACATCGCTCTTATAACCGGTGCCACATCAGGCATTGGTGAAGCCTGCGCAAAGCTGCTTGCAGCGCAGCAATACAATCTAATACTCACAGGCCGCCGCGAAGACCGTTTAGAAAAGCTGGCCGCCGATCTGAATAACGGTTATAATGTTGAAGTGGCGATTGCCGCTTTTGACGTCCGCAACCGCGAGGATGTGGTGAAGAACCTGGACAGCCTTCCTCCGCATTGGAAAAATGTTGATGTGCTGATAAACAATGCCGGCCTTAGTCAGGGTTTAGATCCGATAAATGCGGGGAGTTATGAGGATTGGGATACCATGATAGATACCAATGTAAAGGGACTGCTTTACGTTTCAAAAGTTGTAACTAATTGGATGATACACAATCGCGGCGGGCAGGTAATCAATATAGGGTCTATCGCCGGTAAAGAAGTTTATCCAAATGGTAATGTTTATTGCGCCAGCAAACACGCTGTAGACGCTTTGACCAAAGGCATGCGTATAGACTTGCTTAATCATGGCATACGTGTAACCTCAGTGAATCCCGGCGCAGTAGAGACAGAATTTTCTGAGGTTCGTTTTAAAGGCGATAAGGCCCGTGCAAAGAAAGTTTACGAAGGTTTTGAACCGTTAATAGCCAAAGACATTGCAGACACCATTTGGTTTGTAATATCGCGCCCGGCGCATGTTAATATAAACGACATAACCGTAATGCCAACGGCGCAGGCATCAGCAACTTTGTTTAATAGGAATTAG
- a CDS encoding M3 family oligoendopeptidase produces the protein MILKKEKHYIPAGLEMKWEALEPILIELRDRQINSVSELEQWLRDRSEFEAALEENFAWRYIKMTCDTTSEQLLQDFQYFATEIEPKTAPYSNDLNKKLVDSEFFNELDHDKYFIYLRGVKKSLELFREENIPIQTEIQVEQQKYQSITGAMSVHIGDKEFTLEQAGAILKDPNREKREEAWHKITARRLQDKFELDKLFDLLRTLRHKVALNAGFENFRDYMFQALGRFDYTPQDCYAFHEAIQLEVVPVVREQAEKRKAALGLESLKPWDMDVDTSGQMPLKPFSSGAELIDKSIRCFNNIGTYLGERLEIMKENGLFDVESRKGKAPGGYNYPLAETGAPFIFMNSANTFRDLTTMVHEGGHAVHTFLTADLELNDFKHCPSEVAELASMSMELISMDKWDVYFDNPEELKRAKRDQLIDVIKTLPWVAVVDQFQHWIYTNPDHNDQQRREAWVQIYESFGAGFADWSDHADAEANLWQKQLHIFEVPFYYIEYGMAQLGAIAVWKNYKENPEKGLSQYLDALKLGYTKTIKEIYETAGIRFDFSADYVKELVGFVKSELDKLSD, from the coding sequence ATGATCCTTAAAAAAGAAAAACACTATATCCCCGCCGGCCTCGAAATGAAATGGGAAGCTCTGGAACCTATTTTAATAGAATTACGCGACAGGCAGATCAATTCGGTATCAGAACTCGAACAGTGGCTCCGCGACAGAAGTGAATTTGAAGCTGCCCTTGAGGAAAACTTCGCGTGGCGCTATATTAAAATGACCTGTGATACCACCAGCGAACAATTACTGCAGGATTTTCAATATTTCGCTACCGAGATAGAACCAAAGACTGCACCCTACAGCAACGACTTAAATAAGAAACTGGTAGACAGTGAATTTTTTAATGAGCTTGATCACGATAAATATTTCATTTACCTGCGCGGCGTTAAAAAGTCGCTCGAATTGTTCAGGGAGGAGAACATTCCTATCCAGACAGAGATCCAGGTAGAGCAGCAAAAGTACCAATCAATCACAGGCGCCATGTCTGTTCACATTGGCGATAAGGAATTTACACTCGAACAGGCCGGCGCTATCCTTAAGGATCCTAACCGCGAAAAACGTGAAGAGGCCTGGCACAAGATTACCGCGCGCCGCTTACAGGACAAATTTGAACTGGATAAGCTATTCGACCTGCTGCGTACCCTCCGCCATAAAGTTGCGCTTAATGCCGGGTTTGAAAACTTTAGAGATTACATGTTCCAGGCGTTGGGCAGGTTTGATTATACCCCGCAAGATTGCTATGCTTTTCACGAAGCGATACAATTGGAAGTAGTACCGGTTGTAAGAGAACAGGCCGAGAAACGCAAGGCTGCACTGGGTCTGGAATCTTTAAAGCCCTGGGACATGGATGTAGATACATCCGGCCAGATGCCTTTGAAACCGTTTAGTAGTGGTGCCGAGCTGATCGATAAATCCATTCGTTGCTTCAATAACATTGGCACTTATTTGGGCGAGCGTTTAGAGATCATGAAAGAAAACGGTTTGTTTGACGTGGAAAGCCGTAAAGGTAAAGCACCGGGCGGCTACAATTACCCATTGGCAGAAACCGGGGCGCCTTTCATATTCATGAACTCTGCCAATACCTTCCGCGACCTGACGACGATGGTACACGAAGGCGGCCATGCCGTACATACTTTTTTAACTGCCGACCTGGAATTGAACGACTTTAAACATTGCCCGTCTGAAGTTGCCGAACTGGCATCCATGTCTATGGAATTGATATCTATGGACAAGTGGGATGTTTATTTTGATAACCCCGAAGAGTTGAAGCGTGCTAAACGCGACCAGTTGATCGATGTAATTAAGACGCTGCCATGGGTGGCGGTTGTAGACCAGTTTCAGCATTGGATTTATACAAACCCAGATCATAACGACCAGCAGCGCCGGGAAGCGTGGGTACAGATCTACGAAAGTTTCGGGGCGGGTTTTGCAGACTGGAGCGATCATGCAGATGCCGAAGCTAACTTATGGCAAAAGCAACTACACATTTTCGAGGTGCCGTTTTATTATATAGAATATGGTATGGCACAATTAGGGGCTATCGCCGTTTGGAAAAATTATAAAGAAAACCCTGAGAAAGGACTTTCTCAGTACCTTGATGCACTAAAACTGGGTTACACCAAAACCATTAAGGAGATTTACGAGACCGCAGGGATCAGGTTCGATTTTAGTGCTGATTATGTAAAAGAATTGGTTGGCTTCGTAAAATCGGAACTTGATAAATTGAGCGACTAA